The following are encoded in a window of Thermoplasmata archaeon genomic DNA:
- a CDS encoding ATPase domain-containing protein, producing the protein MEKRIPTGISGYDSILKGGYIEGSFNLVAGECGSGKTIFALCYIINGADRYGDNTLFVTLEESRANILKNMPTKLKETFERNTDKITIVDLSVIRKLTTVFEEKTGFSSIVDVDVLIESLRKWITEKKIKRVAIDGLAVMSIRYPQEYEMRSAIFRISSSLKELGVTAMITEESERDAVARKFGVKEFVADSITHLKYNNGLRTLEVLKLRGSDFLPGENGFVINEDGIEVFPRLMPETKVSASDKRVPTGIAGLDKMLGGGFFRGDVILVSGSAGAGKTIMGLQFVSEGCRNNEKGLIVSFEENPAQLKRNARTVGIPLEKYEKEKLLEIIYAPYPGTNIHMLLQQIISRLPMIERLFIDTVNHFESAMPKEELRNVLVSFTSMTKKHGVSVMFSSESDELMGTSRLMASNVSYVVDTIVVLRHVEIGSEMKKAINLLKVRGTQHIKDIREYEITSKGIIIKDKFQNVEGVFSGSARTAARKLEKFFD; encoded by the coding sequence ATGGAAAAAAGAATACCTACGGGAATAAGTGGATACGACTCAATACTCAAGGGAGGGTATATAGAGGGCTCTTTCAATCTAGTGGCGGGAGAATGTGGCTCTGGTAAAACTATATTTGCACTCTGTTATATCATAAATGGTGCAGATAGATATGGAGACAATACCCTATTTGTTACATTAGAAGAAAGTCGTGCTAACATCCTGAAGAACATGCCTACAAAACTGAAGGAGACCTTTGAGCGCAACACAGACAAAATCACAATTGTAGACCTTTCTGTGATAAGAAAGTTGACTACAGTGTTTGAGGAGAAAACTGGCTTCTCAAGTATAGTAGATGTGGATGTTCTCATTGAAAGTTTAAGGAAGTGGATTACTGAGAAGAAGATAAAGAGGGTGGCAATTGACGGTCTTGCAGTGATGAGTATCAGGTATCCTCAGGAGTACGAAATGAGGAGTGCGATCTTCAGGATTTCCTCTAGTTTAAAGGAACTCGGTGTCACAGCAATGATAACTGAGGAAAGTGAGCGTGACGCTGTCGCAAGAAAATTTGGTGTAAAAGAATTTGTAGCAGATTCGATCACACATTTAAAGTACAACAATGGGTTGAGAACTTTGGAAGTTTTGAAGTTGCGTGGCTCTGATTTTCTACCGGGAGAAAACGGCTTTGTTATAAACGAAGATGGAATTGAGGTCTTTCCACGCCTCATGCCTGAAACAAAGGTTTCTGCAAGTGATAAGCGAGTGCCTACTGGGATTGCAGGACTGGACAAGATGCTCGGTGGCGGATTTTTCCGTGGAGATGTAATTCTCGTCTCTGGGAGTGCAGGTGCGGGAAAAACAATCATGGGATTGCAGTTTGTTAGCGAGGGTTGTAGAAACAATGAGAAAGGGTTGATTGTTTCATTTGAGGAAAATCCTGCACAGCTGAAAAGGAATGCAAGAACTGTTGGAATTCCACTTGAAAAGTACGAAAAAGAAAAGCTGCTTGAAATCATATATGCTCCTTACCCAGGTACAAACATCCATATGTTGCTCCAGCAGATAATTTCTCGTCTTCCAATGATAGAACGCTTGTTCATAGACACAGTGAATCATTTTGAAAGTGCAATGCCTAAGGAAGAATTGAGAAATGTGCTCGTCTCATTTACCAGCATGACTAAGAAACATGGCGTTAGTGTGATGTTCTCTTCAGAAAGCGATGAGCTTATGGGCACCAGCAGGTTAATGGCAAGCAATGTTTCCTATGTTGTAGATACAATTGTCGTTTTGAGACATGTAGAAATTGGTTCGGAGATGAAAAAAGCAATTAACTTGCTAAAAGTAAGAGGTACACAACATATAAAGGACATTAGGGAGTACGAAATAACGAGCAAGGGAATAATTATAAAGGACAAGTTCCAGAATGTGGAAGGCGTGTTTTCTGGCTCTGCAAGAACTGCAGCAAGAAAACTTGAAAAGTTCTTTGATTGA